In a genomic window of Mycolicibacter heraklionensis:
- the marP gene encoding acid resistance serine protease MarP has protein sequence MTSSQWLDIAVLAIAFVAAVSGWRSGALGSLLSFVGVALGAMAGVLLAPHLIESVSGARLKLFAALFLILAMVVIGEVAGVVLGRAVRGAIRDPGVRGVDSVVGVVLQLGVVLIAAWLLATPLTASDQPNLAAAVNDSRVLRQVDDVAPRWLKNVPRRLSAVLDDSGLPAVLEPFSHAPIAAVDAPDPALAASPIVEATAPSVLRIRGVAPNCQKVLEGTGFVISPTRVMTNAHVVAGSDSVTVESGTKSYDATVISFDPKEDISILAVPDLPLPPLAFAPSPAEADTDALVLGYPGGGVFEATPARIRDVINLEGPDIYRNTTVTRRVYTIRGTVQQGNSGGPMIDMDGRVIGVVFGAAVDDADTGFVMTAEEVAGQLARIGDTQPVSTQTCVGGE, from the coding sequence ATGACGTCGTCGCAGTGGCTGGACATCGCCGTGCTGGCGATCGCCTTCGTTGCCGCAGTGTCCGGCTGGCGCTCCGGCGCGCTGGGCTCCCTACTCTCTTTCGTCGGTGTTGCCTTAGGGGCGATGGCCGGGGTGTTGCTGGCTCCGCACCTGATCGAGAGCGTCTCCGGTGCTCGGCTGAAACTGTTCGCCGCGCTGTTTCTGATCCTGGCTATGGTGGTCATCGGTGAGGTCGCCGGAGTGGTGCTGGGCCGGGCGGTGCGCGGAGCGATCCGCGACCCCGGTGTCCGGGGCGTCGACTCCGTCGTCGGGGTGGTGCTGCAGCTGGGGGTGGTGCTGATCGCGGCCTGGCTGCTGGCCACCCCGCTGACCGCATCCGATCAGCCGAACCTGGCCGCCGCCGTCAACGATTCGCGAGTGTTGCGTCAGGTCGACGACGTCGCGCCGCGTTGGCTCAAGAACGTGCCCCGCCGGCTGTCGGCGGTGCTCGACGATTCCGGGCTGCCCGCCGTGCTGGAGCCGTTCAGCCACGCCCCGATCGCCGCGGTGGATGCGCCGGACCCGGCGCTGGCAGCCAGTCCGATCGTGGAAGCCACCGCGCCGAGTGTGCTACGGATCCGCGGTGTGGCGCCCAACTGCCAGAAAGTGTTGGAGGGCACCGGATTCGTCATCTCACCTACCCGGGTGATGACGAACGCACACGTGGTCGCCGGCTCGGACAGCGTCACCGTGGAGAGCGGCACCAAGTCCTATGACGCCACGGTGATCTCCTTCGACCCCAAGGAAGACATCTCCATCCTGGCGGTGCCCGATCTGCCGTTGCCGCCGTTGGCGTTCGCCCCGTCCCCGGCCGAGGCCGACACCGACGCACTGGTGCTGGGCTACCCCGGCGGCGGGGTGTTCGAGGCCACCCCGGCCCGAATCCGCGACGTCATCAACCTCGAGGGTCCCGACATCTACCGCAACACGACTGTCACGCGCCGGGTGTACACCATCAGAGGCACTGTGCAGCAAGGTAATTCCGGAGGCCCCATGATCGACATGGACGGCCGGGTGATCGGTGTGGTGTTCGGTGCCGCGGTCGACGACGCTGACACCGGGTTCGTCATGACCGCCGAGGAGGTGGCGGGCCAGCTCGCCCGCATCGGCGACACCCAGCCGGTCTCGACGCAGACCTGTGTCGGGGGAGAGTGA
- a CDS encoding DUF4177 domain-containing protein, with amino-acid sequence MSQRTVWEYATVPLITHATKQILDQWGEDGWELVSVLPGPSGEQLIAFLKRPQ; translated from the coding sequence ATGAGTCAACGCACGGTCTGGGAGTACGCCACCGTCCCCTTGATCACGCACGCCACCAAGCAGATCCTCGACCAGTGGGGAGAAGACGGCTGGGAGCTGGTCTCGGTGCTGCCCGGGCCTTCCGGTGAGCAGCTCATCGCCTTCCTGAAGCGCCCGCAATGA
- a CDS encoding alpha/beta fold hydrolase: MPPPDPSITRIDGPWRHWDIHANGIRFHVVEATTVGKDTANAADAPPTSRPLVMLLHGFGSFWWTWRHQLRGLRDARVVAVDLRGYGGSDKPPRGYDGWTLAGDTAGLIRALGHSSATLVGHADGGLVCWATALLHPRLVRGIAVVSSPHPAALRRSALTHPDQGRALLPWLLRYQIPFWPERSLTRHDGAGLERLVRSRAGANWRASADFAETIRHLRTAVQIPSAAHCALEYQRWAVRSQLRAEGRRFMKALDLRTVNIPLLHLRGENDPYVLADPVDKTRQYAPHGQYVSVPGVGHFAHEEAPDVVNDHLMRFLA, encoded by the coding sequence GTGCCGCCACCGGATCCGTCGATCACCCGCATCGACGGGCCGTGGCGACACTGGGACATCCACGCCAACGGCATTCGCTTCCATGTCGTCGAGGCGACAACGGTCGGCAAAGACACGGCGAACGCCGCCGACGCCCCGCCGACGTCGCGACCGCTGGTGATGCTGCTGCACGGGTTCGGCTCGTTCTGGTGGACCTGGCGTCATCAATTGCGCGGGCTGCGCGATGCCCGAGTGGTCGCCGTCGACCTGCGCGGCTACGGGGGCAGCGACAAGCCTCCCCGCGGCTACGACGGTTGGACGCTGGCCGGCGACACGGCTGGGCTGATCCGGGCCCTCGGGCACTCCTCGGCGACCCTGGTCGGCCACGCCGACGGTGGCCTGGTGTGCTGGGCGACCGCGCTGCTGCACCCGCGCTTGGTGCGCGGAATCGCCGTGGTGAGCTCGCCGCATCCGGCTGCGTTGCGACGCTCGGCGCTGACCCACCCCGATCAGGGCCGCGCGCTGTTGCCGTGGTTGCTGCGCTACCAGATACCGTTCTGGCCGGAGCGCTCCCTCACCCGCCACGACGGAGCCGGGCTCGAGCGCCTGGTGCGCAGCAGAGCCGGGGCGAACTGGCGGGCGAGCGCGGATTTCGCCGAAACCATCCGGCACCTGCGCACCGCGGTACAGATTCCCTCGGCGGCGCACTGCGCGCTGGAGTACCAGCGCTGGGCGGTGCGCAGTCAGCTCCGCGCGGAAGGCCGCCGGTTCATGAAGGCGCTGGACCTTCGCACCGTGAACATTCCGCTGCTGCATCTACGCGGCGAGAACGACCCCTATGTGCTGGCGGACCCGGTCGACAAGACCCGCCAGTACGCACCGCATGGCCAGTACGTATCGGTGCCCGGCGTGGGGCATTTCGCCCACGAGGAGGCCCCCGACGTGGTCAACGACCACCTGATGCGATTTCTCGCCTGA
- a CDS encoding NUDIX hydrolase: protein MSAGDSRSQAPSWLRPLVDNVEKVPTAYLHRLPADVRAMIAAANAKASVTRRGRDAAVLVLFSGPPGGPPEAISESADLLVTVRASTLRHHAGQAAFPGGAVDAGDDGPVATALREANEETGIDPGRVHPLVTLDKIFIAPSGFQVVPVLAYSEDPGPVTAVDPGETAIVARVPVRAFINPENRLMVYRDARSRRWAMPAFRLNQMLVWGFTAQVISAMLDVAGWAQPWDTSEVLGLDEAMAQVGGEGGI, encoded by the coding sequence GTGAGCGCTGGGGATTCCCGGTCTCAGGCCCCGTCCTGGCTGCGCCCGCTGGTCGACAACGTCGAGAAGGTGCCGACGGCCTACCTGCACCGGCTGCCCGCCGATGTTCGCGCGATGATCGCGGCGGCCAACGCCAAAGCCAGCGTCACCCGGCGCGGGCGCGACGCGGCGGTGCTGGTGCTGTTCTCCGGCCCGCCGGGCGGCCCGCCGGAGGCGATATCGGAATCGGCTGACCTGCTGGTCACGGTGCGGGCCTCAACGCTGCGCCATCATGCCGGACAGGCCGCGTTCCCGGGTGGCGCGGTCGACGCGGGCGACGACGGGCCGGTCGCCACCGCGCTGCGGGAGGCCAACGAGGAGACCGGCATCGATCCGGGCCGGGTGCACCCGCTGGTCACGTTGGACAAGATTTTCATCGCGCCCTCGGGATTCCAGGTGGTGCCGGTGCTGGCGTACTCCGAGGATCCCGGGCCGGTGACCGCGGTGGACCCGGGCGAGACCGCAATCGTGGCCCGCGTTCCAGTCCGGGCGTTCATCAACCCCGAGAACCGGTTGATGGTTTACCGTGATGCGCGCAGTCGGCGTTGGGCTATGCCGGCGTTCCGGCTCAACCAGATGCTCGTTTGGGGATTCACCGCCCAGGTGATCTCGGCGATGCTGGATGTGGCCGGCTGGGCACAGCCCTGGGACACCAGCGAGGTACTTGGCCTGGACGAGGCCATGGCGCAGGTTGGAGGAGAAGGCGGGATATGA
- a CDS encoding WhiB family transcriptional regulator — MPTASASQASQTPRTVLRGVQDEGRIAWVSKAVCRGADPDELFVRGAAQRKAAVICRHCPVVLECLADALDNRVEFGVWGGMTERQRRALLKQHPEVTSWREYFAAQRKQRDAG, encoded by the coding sequence ATGCCAACGGCTTCAGCATCCCAAGCATCCCAAACCCCCCGAACCGTGCTGCGCGGCGTGCAGGACGAGGGCCGAATCGCCTGGGTTTCCAAGGCCGTATGCCGCGGCGCGGATCCCGACGAACTCTTCGTACGCGGTGCGGCACAACGCAAAGCCGCGGTGATCTGTCGGCACTGCCCGGTCGTGCTCGAATGTCTGGCCGACGCGCTGGACAACCGCGTCGAGTTCGGGGTGTGGGGCGGCATGACCGAGCGGCAGCGCCGGGCACTGCTCAAGCAGCACCCCGAGGTGACCTCCTGGCGCGAGTACTTCGCCGCCCAGCGCAAGCAGCGTGACGCCGGCTGA
- the crp gene encoding cAMP-activated global transcriptional regulator CRP: protein MDEILARAGIFQGVEPSAVAALTKQLQPVDFPRGHTVFAEGEPGDRLYIIVSGKVKIGRRSPDGRENLLTIMGPSDMFGELSIFDPGPRTSSATTITEVRAVSMDRDALRSWISDRPEIAEQLLRVLARRLRRTNNNLADLIFTDVPGRVAKQLLQLAQRFGTQEGGALRVTHDLTQEEIAQLVGASRETVNKALADFAHRGWIRLEGKSVLISDSERLARRAR from the coding sequence GTGGACGAGATCCTGGCGAGGGCCGGAATCTTCCAGGGAGTTGAGCCCAGCGCCGTAGCCGCGCTGACCAAGCAGCTTCAGCCCGTGGACTTTCCGCGCGGACACACCGTGTTCGCAGAGGGAGAGCCCGGCGACCGGCTGTACATCATCGTCTCCGGGAAAGTGAAGATCGGCCGGCGGTCCCCCGACGGCCGGGAAAACCTCCTGACCATCATGGGTCCCTCGGACATGTTCGGTGAGTTGTCGATCTTCGACCCCGGCCCCCGGACCTCGAGCGCCACCACCATCACCGAGGTGCGCGCGGTCTCGATGGACCGCGACGCCCTGCGGTCGTGGATCTCCGACCGGCCCGAGATCGCCGAGCAGCTGCTGCGGGTGCTGGCCCGCCGGCTGCGCCGCACCAACAACAACCTGGCCGACCTGATCTTCACCGACGTGCCCGGCCGGGTCGCCAAGCAGCTGCTGCAGCTGGCGCAACGTTTCGGCACCCAGGAAGGCGGGGCCCTGCGGGTCACCCACGACCTGACCCAGGAAGAGATCGCCCAGCTGGTCGGGGCTTCGCGGGAGACGGTGAACAAGGCGCTGGCCGACTTCGCCCACCGCGGCTGGATCCGGCTCGAGGGCAAGAGCGTGCTGATCTCCGACTCCGAGCGGCTGGCCCGCCGAGCGCGCTAG
- a CDS encoding peptidase, whose protein sequence is MQIAHRWLLRAGLALLALVTCGALVTVAVPAARVAADDKVVMGGGAGIVVDEDTLCTLTSIGHDKTGALIGFTSAHCGGPGAQVAAEGAEGNGTIGHMVAGNDGLDYAVIEFDPNKVTPVSNFGGFVIGGVGPDPMFGQIACKQGRTTGNSCGVTWGPGQDPGTIVMQVCGRPGDSGGPVVVNNMLVGMIHGAFSDALPTCVIKYIPLHTPAVVVSINAVLGDINANDRPGAGFVPVP, encoded by the coding sequence TTGCAGATCGCGCACCGCTGGTTGCTGCGCGCCGGGTTGGCGCTGTTGGCATTGGTGACCTGTGGCGCCTTGGTCACGGTCGCCGTACCGGCCGCCCGAGTAGCCGCCGACGACAAGGTGGTGATGGGTGGGGGCGCCGGCATCGTGGTCGACGAGGACACGCTGTGCACGCTGACCTCCATCGGCCACGACAAGACCGGCGCGCTGATCGGTTTCACCTCCGCGCACTGCGGCGGACCGGGCGCCCAGGTGGCCGCCGAGGGCGCAGAAGGCAACGGCACGATCGGCCACATGGTGGCCGGCAACGACGGCCTGGACTACGCGGTGATCGAGTTCGACCCGAACAAGGTGACGCCGGTGTCCAACTTCGGCGGTTTCGTGATCGGCGGTGTCGGGCCGGACCCCATGTTCGGTCAGATCGCCTGCAAGCAGGGCCGCACCACCGGCAACTCCTGCGGCGTCACCTGGGGGCCGGGCCAAGACCCGGGCACCATCGTGATGCAGGTCTGTGGACGGCCCGGCGACTCCGGCGGCCCGGTCGTGGTGAACAACATGTTGGTCGGCATGATCCACGGTGCGTTCAGCGACGCGTTGCCGACCTGCGTGATCAAGTACATCCCGTTGCACACGCCCGCGGTCGTGGTGTCGATCAACGCCGTGCTGGGCGACATCAACGCCAACGACCGGCCGGGCGCGGGCTTCGTTCCGGTCCCCTAG
- the nth gene encoding endonuclease III, with translation MGKVSLGSRISTLSEVTVDKAARAARTETRTGLVRRARRMNRTLAQAFPDAHCELDFTTPLELAVATVLSAQCTDVRVNLTTPALFARYPTALDYAQADRAELEEMIRPTGFYRNKAASLINLGQALVERFDGELPDTMEELVRLPGVGRKTANVILGNAFGVPGITVDTHFGRLVRRWAWTTEEDPVKVEHAVGELIERKEWTLLSHRVIFHGRRVCHARKPACGVCLLAKDCPSFGIGPTDPMEAAALVKGPETEHLLALAGL, from the coding sequence ATGGGCAAGGTCTCGTTGGGGTCACGAATTAGTACCCTGTCGGAGGTGACAGTGGACAAAGCCGCCCGTGCGGCGCGGACGGAGACTCGGACCGGGCTGGTCCGGCGCGCTCGTCGGATGAATCGGACTCTGGCGCAGGCCTTTCCCGATGCCCACTGCGAGTTGGACTTCACCACGCCCCTGGAGCTGGCCGTTGCGACGGTGCTGTCCGCCCAATGCACCGACGTACGGGTGAACCTGACGACGCCGGCGTTGTTCGCCCGGTACCCCACCGCCCTGGACTACGCCCAAGCCGACCGCGCCGAGCTCGAAGAGATGATCCGGCCCACCGGCTTCTACCGCAACAAGGCGGCTTCCCTGATCAATCTGGGGCAGGCCCTGGTCGAGCGCTTCGACGGCGAACTGCCCGACACCATGGAAGAACTGGTGCGCCTGCCCGGCGTAGGCCGCAAGACCGCCAACGTGATCCTGGGCAATGCGTTCGGGGTTCCGGGCATCACCGTGGACACCCACTTCGGCCGTCTGGTGCGGCGCTGGGCATGGACCACCGAGGAAGACCCGGTGAAGGTCGAGCACGCGGTCGGTGAGCTGATCGAACGCAAGGAGTGGACGCTGCTCAGCCACCGGGTGATCTTCCACGGCCGACGGGTCTGCCACGCCCGCAAGCCGGCCTGCGGGGTCTGCCTGCTGGCCAAGGACTGCCCCTCGTTCGGCATCGGGCCCACCGACCCGATGGAGGCCGCCGCGCTGGTCAAAGGCCCCGAGACCGAACACCTGCTGGCCCTGGCCGGGCTGTAG
- a CDS encoding TlpA family protein disulfide reductase, with protein sequence MSGSTRWTLTGLAVLAVVAALLTGLVTELLREPAAPRPSAPVAAAGQDLNVLRQRADLPPCQAGPGETGPSALSGVTVECAADGSPVNVASMFAGRRVVLNLWAYWCGPCRDELRAFAEYQRRVGPGVTVVTVHQDDNQAAGLALLAELGVRLPTLQDGRRQLAAALRVPNVMPATVVLASDGSVARILPQPFANAEEIAAAVENSGR encoded by the coding sequence ATGAGCGGTTCAACGCGGTGGACCCTGACAGGGCTAGCGGTGCTGGCGGTGGTGGCCGCGCTGCTCACCGGGTTGGTGACCGAACTGCTCCGGGAACCGGCAGCACCGCGTCCCAGCGCGCCCGTCGCCGCCGCCGGCCAAGACCTGAACGTCCTGCGGCAGCGCGCCGACCTGCCGCCCTGCCAGGCCGGGCCGGGCGAGACCGGGCCGAGCGCCCTGAGCGGCGTCACCGTCGAGTGCGCGGCCGACGGTTCGCCCGTCAACGTGGCGTCGATGTTCGCCGGCCGGCGGGTGGTGCTGAATCTATGGGCGTACTGGTGTGGGCCGTGTCGGGATGAGTTGCGGGCGTTCGCCGAATACCAGCGTCGGGTCGGGCCGGGCGTCACGGTGGTGACGGTGCATCAAGACGACAACCAAGCCGCCGGGCTGGCACTGCTGGCCGAACTGGGCGTCCGGCTGCCCACCCTGCAAGACGGCCGCCGGCAGCTTGCGGCGGCCTTACGGGTGCCCAACGTGATGCCCGCGACCGTGGTGCTGGCCTCGGACGGTAGCGTTGCCCGCATCCTGCCGCAGCCCTTCGCCAATGCCGAAGAGATCGCCGCCGCCGTCGAGAACAGCGGCCGCTGA
- a CDS encoding RidA family protein encodes MSWRARLTDLGIDLPDVVTPLAAYVPAVRTGNLVYTSGQLPMQAGELPRTGKVGAEVSPEDGHALARICALNALAAVDALVGLDAVARVIKAVGFVASAPNFNGQPAVVNGASELLGEVFGDAGKHARSAVGVSELPLNAPVEVELIVELKAAAE; translated from the coding sequence ATGAGCTGGCGGGCCCGGCTGACCGACCTCGGCATCGACCTGCCCGACGTGGTGACGCCGCTGGCGGCCTACGTGCCGGCGGTACGCACCGGCAACCTCGTCTACACCTCCGGTCAGCTGCCGATGCAGGCCGGAGAGTTGCCGCGCACCGGAAAGGTGGGCGCGGAGGTCAGCCCGGAGGACGGTCACGCACTGGCCCGGATCTGCGCTCTCAACGCGCTGGCCGCGGTGGATGCGCTGGTCGGGCTCGACGCCGTGGCCCGGGTCATCAAGGCGGTCGGGTTCGTCGCGTCGGCGCCGAACTTCAACGGGCAGCCCGCCGTGGTCAACGGGGCGTCCGAACTGTTGGGTGAGGTGTTCGGCGACGCCGGCAAGCACGCCCGCTCCGCGGTCGGGGTCTCCGAGCTGCCGCTGAACGCGCCGGTGGAGGTCGAGTTGATCGTCGAGCTGAAGGCCGCGGCGGAGTAG
- a CDS encoding MBL fold metallo-hydrolase, whose translation MSASHPAYGRLRPVTETASVLLADNPGLMTLEGTNTWVLRGPGSDEVVIVDPGPDDDEHIGRLAEVGRIALVLISHRHFDHTEGIDKLVDAVGAPVYSAGSGFQRRLGGGLTDGQVIDAAGLRITVFATPGHTADSLSFVLDDAVLTADTVLGRGTAVIDSEDGDLTRYLDSLRRLRGLGGRTVLPGHGPELGNIEAVASGYLEHREQRLDQVRSALAALGEDATARQVVEHVYTDVDEELWGAAEWSVQAQLNYLRG comes from the coding sequence GTGTCGGCCAGTCATCCCGCCTACGGTCGGCTGCGGCCGGTCACCGAGACCGCGTCGGTGCTGCTGGCCGACAACCCCGGGCTGATGACTTTGGAGGGCACCAACACCTGGGTGCTGCGCGGCCCGGGCAGCGACGAGGTGGTGATCGTCGACCCGGGTCCCGACGACGACGAGCACATCGGCCGGCTCGCTGAGGTGGGTCGGATCGCCCTGGTGCTGATCAGCCACCGGCACTTCGATCACACCGAGGGCATCGACAAGCTGGTGGACGCCGTCGGGGCACCGGTGTACTCGGCGGGTAGCGGATTTCAGCGTCGGCTCGGCGGCGGCCTGACCGACGGCCAGGTGATCGATGCCGCCGGGCTGCGGATCACCGTGTTCGCCACTCCGGGGCACACCGCCGACTCGCTGTCGTTCGTGCTCGACGACGCCGTCCTGACCGCCGACACCGTGCTGGGCCGGGGCACCGCCGTCATCGACAGTGAAGACGGCGACCTGACGCGCTACCTGGACTCACTGCGGCGGCTGCGCGGGCTGGGTGGACGCACGGTGCTGCCCGGGCACGGACCGGAGCTGGGCAACATCGAGGCGGTGGCCAGCGGTTACCTGGAGCATCGTGAACAGCGGCTCGACCAGGTGCGCTCGGCGCTGGCCGCGCTGGGTGAGGACGCCACCGCTCGTCAGGTGGTCGAACACGTCTACACCGACGTCGACGAGGAGCTCTGGGGCGCCGCCGAATGGTCGGTGCAGGCCCAGCTGAACTACCTGCGGGGCTGA
- a CDS encoding ArsA family ATPase: protein MTPDTTGKPLALDLAAILADTSNRVVVCCGAGGVGKTTTAASMALRAAEYGRTVVVLTIDPARRLAQALGIDDLGNHPQRVPLPAEVPGELHAMMLDMRRTFDEMVTQYSGPERAEAILGNQFYQTVATSLSGTQEYMAMEKLGQLLAEDRWDLVVVDTPPSRNALDFLDAPKRLGSFMDSRLWKLLLGPGRGIGKLVAGALGLAMKALSTVLGSQMLSDAANFVQSLDATFGGFREKADRTYDLLKRRGTQFVVVSAAEPDALREASFFVDRLSQEHMPLAGLILNRTHPMLCDLPIERAIDAIETLQEPQTGESLPEGAKALTIAALQIHAERGATAKREIRLLSRFTRANPRVPIVGVPSLPFDVSDLEALGAIADQLTAQK, encoded by the coding sequence ATGACACCCGATACGACCGGCAAGCCGCTGGCGCTGGACTTGGCGGCGATCCTGGCCGACACCTCCAACCGCGTGGTGGTGTGTTGCGGCGCGGGCGGCGTCGGCAAGACCACCACCGCCGCGTCGATGGCGCTGCGGGCCGCCGAATACGGCCGCACCGTGGTGGTGCTGACCATCGACCCGGCCCGTCGGCTGGCGCAGGCGCTGGGCATCGACGACCTGGGCAATCACCCGCAGCGGGTTCCGCTGCCCGCGGAAGTGCCGGGTGAGCTGCACGCGATGATGCTCGACATGCGCCGCACCTTCGACGAGATGGTGACGCAGTACTCCGGCCCGGAGCGAGCCGAGGCGATCCTGGGCAACCAGTTCTACCAAACGGTGGCCACCTCGCTGTCCGGCACGCAGGAGTACATGGCGATGGAGAAGCTCGGCCAGCTGCTCGCCGAGGACCGCTGGGATCTGGTGGTGGTCGACACCCCACCGTCGCGCAACGCCCTGGACTTCCTGGACGCGCCGAAGCGGCTGGGCAGCTTCATGGACAGTCGGCTGTGGAAGTTGCTGCTGGGCCCCGGTCGGGGCATCGGCAAACTGGTCGCCGGCGCGCTCGGCCTGGCAATGAAAGCCCTGTCGACCGTGCTGGGTTCTCAAATGCTTTCCGATGCAGCGAATTTCGTGCAGTCCCTCGATGCCACCTTCGGCGGTTTCCGGGAGAAGGCCGACCGCACCTACGACCTGCTCAAGCGCCGCGGCACCCAGTTCGTGGTGGTGTCGGCGGCCGAGCCCGACGCGTTACGGGAGGCGTCGTTCTTCGTCGACCGACTCTCCCAAGAACACATGCCGCTGGCCGGGCTGATTCTCAACCGCACCCATCCGATGTTGTGCGACCTGCCCATCGAGCGCGCCATCGACGCGATCGAGACGCTGCAGGAACCCCAGACCGGCGAATCGCTGCCCGAAGGGGCGAAGGCGCTCACCATCGCGGCGCTGCAGATTCATGCCGAACGCGGCGCTACCGCCAAGCGTGAGATCCGACTGCTGTCGCGTTTCACCCGGGCCAACCCGCGGGTTCCTATCGTCGGGGTGCCGTCACTGCCGTTCGACGTCTCCGATTTGGAGGCGCTCGGCGCGATCGCCGATCAACTCACGGCGCAGAAGTAG
- a CDS encoding ArsA family ATPase — translation MVTATSSSGPALGWPSRLTKARLHFVTGKGGTGKSTVAAALALSLAAGGRRVLLVEVEERQGIAQLFDVPPLPIDPLKVATAEGGGQVDALAMDIEAAFLEYLDLFYNLGIAGRAMRRVGAVEFATTIAPGLRDVILTGKIKYHVIQTDKNNKPVYDAIVVDAPPTGRIARFLDVTKAVSQLAKGGPVHSQADGVVKLLHSDQTAIHLVTLLEALPMQETLEAIDELRELDLPIGSVIVNRDIPAHLDPADLAKAAEGVVDADAVRAGLAAAGITLADDDFAGLLTETIQHATLISARTETAEQLQQLDVPRLHLPTITDGVDLGSLYELSEILGQQGVR, via the coding sequence GTGGTGACAGCCACATCCAGCAGCGGGCCTGCTCTCGGCTGGCCTTCGCGATTGACGAAGGCCCGGCTGCATTTCGTGACCGGCAAGGGCGGTACCGGCAAGTCGACGGTGGCGGCCGCGCTGGCGTTGTCGTTGGCGGCCGGAGGCCGCCGGGTGCTGCTGGTGGAAGTCGAAGAGCGCCAAGGCATTGCGCAACTCTTTGACGTGCCGCCGCTACCCATCGATCCGCTCAAGGTGGCGACCGCCGAGGGCGGTGGGCAGGTCGACGCGCTGGCCATGGACATCGAGGCCGCGTTCCTGGAATACCTCGACCTGTTCTACAACCTGGGGATCGCCGGGCGGGCGATGCGGCGCGTCGGGGCGGTCGAGTTCGCGACCACCATCGCGCCCGGCCTGCGCGACGTCATCCTCACCGGCAAGATCAAGTACCACGTGATCCAGACCGACAAGAACAACAAGCCGGTCTACGACGCGATCGTGGTGGATGCACCGCCGACCGGCCGGATCGCCCGGTTCCTCGACGTCACCAAGGCGGTGTCGCAATTGGCCAAGGGCGGCCCGGTGCACTCGCAGGCTGACGGCGTGGTGAAGCTGCTGCACTCCGATCAGACCGCGATCCACCTGGTGACACTGCTGGAGGCCCTGCCGATGCAGGAGACCCTGGAGGCCATCGACGAGCTGCGGGAGCTGGACCTGCCGATCGGCAGCGTGATCGTCAACCGCGACATACCCGCTCACCTGGATCCCGCCGACCTGGCCAAGGCAGCCGAAGGTGTCGTCGACGCCGACGCGGTCCGGGCCGGGCTGGCCGCGGCGGGGATCACCCTGGCCGACGACGACTTCGCCGGTCTGCTGACCGAAACCATCCAGCACGCCACCCTCATCAGCGCCCGGACGGAAACGGCCGAGCAGCTGCAGCAGTTGGATGTGCCGCGCCTGCATCTGCCGACGATCACCGACGGTGTCGACCTCGGCAGCCTCTATGAGCTCTCGGAAATTCTCGGCCAACAGGGGGTTCGATGA
- a CDS encoding phage holin family protein translates to MVKADRNGVPNTLATIPLTDPHALPADPSLGDLVKDATAQMSTLVRAEVELARAEITRDVKKGLTGSVLFIAALVVLFYSTFFFFFFVAELLNIWLQDWAAYLIVFGIMLAVTVALALLGFLRVRRIRGPRQTIESLQETRDALRPDSNRLHGSSASSAGSPDGRPTTDPSGW, encoded by the coding sequence CTGGTCAAGGCGGACCGCAACGGCGTGCCCAACACGTTGGCGACCATCCCGTTGACCGACCCGCACGCGCTGCCCGCCGACCCGTCCCTGGGCGATCTGGTCAAGGACGCCACCGCGCAGATGTCGACGCTGGTCCGCGCCGAGGTCGAGCTGGCCCGCGCCGAGATCACCCGAGACGTCAAGAAGGGCCTGACCGGCAGCGTCTTGTTCATCGCGGCCCTGGTCGTGCTGTTCTACTCCACCTTTTTCTTCTTCTTCTTCGTCGCCGAGCTGCTCAACATCTGGCTGCAGGACTGGGCCGCCTACCTGATCGTGTTCGGGATCATGCTGGCGGTGACCGTGGCGCTGGCGCTGCTCGGCTTCCTGCGGGTGCGCCGGATCCGCGGGCCGCGCCAAACGATCGAATCGCTGCAGGAGACCCGCGACGCGCTCCGTCCCGACTCGAACCGCCTGCACGGCTCGTCGGCGTCATCGGCGGGCTCGCCCGACGGCAGGCCGACCACCGACCCCTCGGGCTGGTAG